The nucleotide window cctatttccttcgctccatagatgctgctgcacccgctgagttcctccagcaattttgtgtaccttcgatattccagcatctgcagttcccttttgaacaccattactctctggcatctcccattcagccactgttgaatccatcttgctactccaccattaatacccaaccattgaaccttcttaaccaaccttccatgaggaaccttgtcaaaggcctaactgaagtccatatatacaacatccactgctttaccctcatcaatttcccgagtaacctcttcaaaaaattcaagaagattagtcaaacatgaccttccaggcacaaatccatgttgactgttcctaatcagaccctgtttatccagatgcttatatatattatctctaagtatcctttccattaatttgcccaccgctgacgtcaaactaacaggtctataattgctaggtttactcttagacccctttttaaacaatggaacaacatgcgcagtacgccaatcctccggcactattcccgtttctaatgacatttgaaatatttctgtcatagcccctgctatttctacactaacttccctcaatgtcctagggaatatcctgtccggacctggagacttatccacttttatatttctcaaaagtgtcagtacttcctcttctttgaatctcatagtttccatagctactctacttgtttcccttacctcacataattcaatatccttctccttggtgaataccgaagaaaataaattgttcaatatctcccccatctcttttggctctgcagatagctggtccactctgactctctaatggaccaattttatccctcgttatccttttgctattaatatagctgtagaaaccctttgggtttactttcaccttacttgccaaagcaacctcatatcttcttttagcttttctaatttctttcttaagattctttttacattctttatactcctcaagcacctcatttactccatgctgcctataattattgtagatctccctctttttccaaaccatgtgtccaatttcccttgaaaaccatggctctttccgatttttactatttcctttcaaccgaacagggacataaagattctgtactcttaaaatttcacctttaaatgtactccatttcttttccacatctttcccataaaacaaaatatcccaatttactccttttaaatcctttcgcatctcctcaaagttagcctttctccaatcaaaaatcacaaccctaggtccggttctgaccctctccataattatattgaaactaatggtattgtgatcactggtcccgaactgttccccaacgcatacctctgccacctgacccgtctcatttcctaacaggaggtccagcaccgctccttctctagtaggtacttctatgtattgctgcaaaaaactatcctgcacacattttacaaactccaacccatccagcccatttacagaatgtgtttcccagtctatgtgtggaaaattgaaatctcccacaatcactaccttgtgcttactactaatatctgcaatctccttacatatttgctcttccaattctcgctcccccatttggcggtctataatacacccctataagtgttgctacccctttcccatttctcagttccacccaaatagcctccctagacgagccctctaatctatcctgccaaagcactgctgtaatatcttccctgataagcaatgcaacacctccacctcttgcccctccaattctatcacacctgaagcaacaaaatcctggaatatttagtttccaatcacagccctcctgcaaccatgtttcactgatcgccacaacatcatacttccaggtgtcagtgatacagtgtggaaacagtcccttcggcccaacctgcccactctgaacaacatgtcccagttacactagtcccacctgcccgtgtttggttcaaatccctccaaacctgacctatccatgtatctttcttaaacgttgagatagtcccagcctcaactacctcctcttgcagctcgttccatacacccaccaccttttgtgtgaaaaagttacccctcagattcctattaaatcttttccccttcaccttaaacctatgtcctctggtcctcgattcctctactctgggcaagagacactgtgcatctactcgatctattcctctcctgattttgttcacctctataagatcacccctcatcctcctgcgctccatggaactcTCTCAggccactcaacctctccctatagctcagaccctctagtcctgacaacatcctcgtaaatcttctctgaaccctttcaagcttgatatctttcgtataatatggtgcccgaatctgaacacaatactcaaaatgcgacCTAATGcttaaacaactgcaacatgaccccccaacttctatactcaatactctgactgataaaggccaatatgccaaaagccttttttgagCACCTtatttatctacctgtgactcgaccttcatggaaccatgcacatgtactcctagatccctctgctctacaacactacccagaggccgaccattcactgtgtaggtcctgcccttgtttgatgtcccaaaatgcaacgcctcacacttctccgtattaaattccatcaaccattcctccgcccacctggccaatcgatccagatcctgctgcaattttcacaaccatcttcactatctgcaaaaccacccacttttgtatcatcagcaaacttgctaatcttgccttgtatgttctcatccaaatcattgatgtagatgacaaacagtaacgggcccagcaccgaaccctgaggcccaccactcgtcacaggcctccagtccgagaagcaaccttccaccatcaccctctgcttccttccatgaagccacttTACTATccacgtgtgtaggatagcactagtatacggggtgattgccAGTCGGCACGggttggatgggccgaagggctgtttccacgttgtatcactaaagtctaaattctagagaattgAGTGGGGTGGGACCTCTGCCCCCCCGGCGCTGACCTCTGCCCTTTCACCTCTTCCCTCTGCCCTGCCGATGTGGACAGATGCCGTGGTTCAAGGGGTGGAAGGTGGAGCGTAAGGAGGGCAATGCAGGTGGGGTGACACTGCTGGAGGGTCTGGACACCATCCTACCCCCCTCTCGACCCATCGGCAAACCCCTCCGCCTACCCCTGCAGGACGTCTACAAGATAGGAGGTGAGGGGGGTGGCTGgaggggatgtgggagaaagggagggatggggaggggagggggaggaatatgggagaggggagttggtggtggagagggggcagggggaggggagggggaatgtaggggagggggaggggttgaagGGGATGGggttgaagggggaggggagagggaggtgtaggggagggggtgtaggggagggggaggggggtgtaggggagggggaggctgATGGCTGATGATTGGTGGAGTCTGAAACCCTCTGTAGAGGACGTGACACCCATTGACGTCGGTGACCCTGTGCATTTGGTAAGAGGTCAAGACAGTGACCCTGCCTTGTGACCTGTGAACCTGTCCCCTGAACTTTTCGGTGCTTTACCCAGGGATTGGCACGGCGACCTGTGACCCAGTCCCTGACCCTGTGACTCTGACCCCATTATCATGCACCCTGCCTGTGACCCTGCCCCTGACCCGTGACATGGCAGGGATCGGCTCAGTGACCTGTGACCTTTCCCCTGACTTAACTGTGCCTTGTGACTGGCATGGATTGGCATGGTGACCTGTGACCCTGACCCCTAACGGTTTCCGGTTGTGATGGGCAGGGATCGGCACGGTGCCGGTGGGCAGGGTGGAGACGGGCGTGCTCAAGCCAGGCATGGTGGTGACGTTTGCCCCGGTGAACATTACTACGGAGGTGAAGTCGGTGGAGATGCATCACGAGGCGCTGGCTGAGGCGATGCCTGGCGACAACGTGGGCTTCAACGTCAAGAACGTGTCCGTCAAGGATGTACGCCGCGGAAACGTGTGTGGAGACAGCAAGAACGACCCACCCATGGAGGCCTGCACCTTCACTGCACAGGCACgctgggggagaagaggggggagggggaggtgttggtgaggatccagaggaggttcatgAGAATGAACCCAGAAATAAGTGGTTTACCATATGATGAGCGTgtgacggcactgggtctgtactcgctggagtttagaagaatgaaacttaccgaatagtgaaaggcctggatagaatggatgtggagaggatgtttccactagtgggagagtctaggaccagaggccatagtcacagaattaaaggacgttcctttggaaaTGTTACAGTGCTCATgggggatttcaacatgcaggtagactggaaaaatccaAGAAAAGGAATttctagagtgcctccgagatggattcttagagcagcttgaggTGGAGCCGACCAGTGAAATTCTGGAATTAGTGTTttataatgaaccagatttgataagggagttTCAGGTAAAGGAGCCACCaggaggtagcgaccacaacatgataaattttaatctgcaatttgagagggggaAGATGAAATTGGATGTGCAGTATTGCAGCTTAGCAAAGGGGACCACAGAGGCTTGATGGAGGAGCTGGTCAATGTTAACTGGAAAGTCCACCTAGCGGGGATGACCGTGGAACAGCAATGACAGGAATTtgtgggaataattcagaagatgcaggatcttttcattccaaagaggaagaaagattctaggcgGAGAAAGTGGCGACCGATCAAGGGCGTAAGATGAGCGGGaagacagaggattgggaagcttttaaagaacaacagaaggtaactgaaaagacaatatggggagaaaagttgaaatacgaaggtaagctagtcaagaatataaaagaggatagcaagagtttcttcatttatataaagagcaagaaagaggcaagagtggactgcTGGAGAAtgttgcaggagaagtgataatggagaataaagaaatggcagaggagttgaataactttttgcaTCAATCTTCACAGTGgaaacaccagcaacgtgcctgaaattcaagagtgtCAGTGGGTGGAAATTAGTGGAGTGGCTTTTACTAGGGAAAAGGTGCTTGGGaaactgaaagggctgaaggtggataagtcacctggcctcaaaataaaaggatgttcctttaggaaagagatggggaggaatttatttagtcagagggaggtgaatctgtgcaattcattgccacagactgctgtggaggccaagtccatgatATTTTTAactagagattgacagattcttgattagtacggatgtcagggattatggggaggaggcaggagaatggagttaggagcgaGAGACAGATcatccataattgaatggtgaagtagactcgatgggccgaatggcctaattcttctatcacctatgaacatgagaaagatgaggaggaatttatttagtcaaagggtggtgaatctgtggaaggcagggattgacagattcttgattagtacaggtgtcaggggttacgtggagaaggcaggagaatggggttgagtgggaaagatagagggagtggtcagtgtgggggaaCTTGGAGTGAgagggacaggtacacggataggacaggtttagagggatatgggccaaatgcgggcaggtgggacgagatagggcatgttggtcagcattggcaagttgggccaaagggcctgttttcacgcagtATGACAATCAAGTaccataggtagagcaaaggggaagatacagtgcagaatatagttccacattgtagcgcatcagttccagagacaacgtccaatgtccacaagggtgaatcggacagtattcTAGCTTTGggaaggaatagatagggtgaacgcacagtcttttacccagagtaaataggtttaaggtgagagatttaAAGATTTAATAACaatctgagggggaactttttcactTGAGGGTGGAGGGTATAGGGAACGAGTTGactgaggaggtatttgaggcaggtactataacaatgtttaagagacgttacatggataggacaggtttagagggatatggggcaaatacagacagatgggacaagtgtagatggggatgttggtcggtgcgggcaagttggccgGTGGGAGAATGCCCACTGGGAGGGAGTATGCTCCTTGGCCCTTTGGAACTGACCTCTGTCTTCGGGTGCGGGGAGTGGGTTACCGGAGAGGGAGGtttagggggaggggaagggggcttAGCCAGTTCAGAGAGTTCCCTGGTTCAGGGGTGGGCGGTGGTGGAGGGGGTTTAGTTCGGGGGGCTCCCTGGTTCAGGGGCactgggggaggggttggggggtatagccattgggggaggggggttagctAGTGGTGTTACCCAGAGGGGGGGTCTCCCTGGTGTGGGGTACTGACCTGTGCCGCCTGTCGGTGATCTGCCCACAGGTGATCATCCTGAACCACCCCGGGCAGATCAGTGCCGGCTACTCACCGGTCATTGACTGCCACACCGCCCACATTGCCTGCAAGTTTGCCGAGCTGAAGGAGAAGATCGACCGGCGCTCCGGCAAGAAACTGGAGGACAATCCCAAAACCCTCAAGTCTGGAGACGCCGCCATCGTGGAGATGACCCCCGGCAAGCCCATGTGTGTGGAGAGCTTCTCCAAGTACCCCCCTCTCGGTGAGTGACCCCGACCCTGTCCACCGACCCCTGACCCATGCCCCTACCCTGCCCTCTGATCCCCGCCTCAACACGTGAGCTACGCCCCCTGACCCCTGATACCCTACCCCATGCCCCCGACCCCTGGTTGCCCGGCAACGGCTCTGTGGCAGTGGAGCAGCGTCCAGCAAGATCCCAGTGGAGCAGAATGCTGTGGTGTTATCGAGCTACACTGCCGGCAACAGGCCCTGCTGCCCAacgtgccccgtctacactagtcccgcctgtccATACTGTGCACATGTACTGTCTATGGTACCCACTTAAGTGTCATCTCGGTGCCCTTCAGTTGAGGGAGCTGGTTGGCTGCAGGAACCCAGCCCTTGCTCTTGCTGTTCCTCTCCATGGTGACGCCGGGCCTCGGGGAAGTGCCGGAGAACATAGACGGCAGCGTGAAGCAGGATCCCGGCACCAAACGCCACCTGTACAccttacccagagatgctgcccaagccgctgacttactccagtactttgtcttctCTCTGTAACTCAGCACCTGCAGGTCCAGctgtctcaccctccctccctccctcaggtCCCATTGGCCAAGGCAAACCTTCCTCGGCTGTGATAATCTCGCCCGGGGTCtgtgggggtgagtgaggggcTCCGTGacccctgccctctccctctgGTCCATGGGGCCCCGGCTAACGTGTGCGGTGTTATGTTTGCAGGCCGCTTTGCGGTGCGGGACATGCGGCAGACAGTGGCGGTGGGCGTGATCAAGAGCGTGGAGAAGAAGTCTGGCACCACGGGCAAGGTCACCAAGTCAGCCCAGAAAGCCCAGAAATCCCAGGGCAAGTGAAGGGAGGTGGCAGGGGCtggtccctcccccccactggggCCCCGTCCCCCACAGGGGCCCCCCCTGCCCACCGGGGCCTGCCCGCCCGCCACACGTTCCTCACCCAACCACTGGATGCTCACCATTAAAGTCCAATGGAAGTTCTTCAAGAGGAAACGCATGTGGCCAGGCAGCCCAGCCTTCCGGTGTCAATAAACACGAGCAAACTCACACACACCGTCTTGTCTACCTTCCTCACTCCCAGagacccctcctcacctccccaccccatcatcctcacccctcacccacccccttcccctccccacaccaccgcctcccctcacccacccctctcctaccccctccccctccccacgccCTCAccacctccttctctccccctccccacccccctcctaccccctctccttctctccccctccccacccctaccTCCTACCCCCGTGAATAATGGTCTCGACattaaacgtcgcctatccatgttatccagagaacgTGTGGTGCAGCATTagggttgttgcctcacagcgccagagccccgggtttgattttgactacaggtgctgtctgtgcggagtttgtacgttgtaggttaactggctttggtgcgatagtgttagtgtgtgagggtcgttgcactttgtgtcttttttttgtaaagcagcatctgcggttccctcTGTCGATATTTTACTGATGTCATCACCTGCGAGCAACAATCCTTCACACCAGGCCTGTGTTATCCCACGttcccatccatccacccacacaccagggggaggggggatctGTGGTTTGGCCCATCCACCCACAcaccagggggaggggggatctGTGGTTTGGCCCATCCACCCACAcaccagggggaggggggatctGTGGTTTGGCCCATCCACCCACAcaccagggggagggggggggtctgTGGTTAGGCATGGTCCCCCTTGTCCTTCCGCTTCAGTGTGTGTGTACTGGCGTGGGGCGCGGGCTCGACACAGGGTGGGCAGTGGCGAAGGGGGGGGAAGgataggaaaggggggggagtgggggttgcaatggggctgcacagtggagTGGGCATCAGCATGGACACTGAGGGTGGGAAGGGGGTGACCTGGGCGATTGCCCTGCCCTCCGTCCCTGAGCTCTGGTGGGGCCTGGTCAGCCCTGTCGGCCGGAGCTCACTGATAGTCAAGGGCAGGTgtgaccctccccccaccctcactcgcAGGTCAATGCTAAATGGAGGCCGCAGCTGTCTGCCTGCTGACCGTTCCTTTCTGCTGCTCAcccgatacatagaaacatagaaaataggtgcaggaggagccagcaccgccattcattgtgatcatggctgatcgtccccaatcaataacccgtgcctgccttctccccatatcccttgacaccactagcccctagagctctatctaactctcttaaatccatccagtgatttggcctccactgccctctgtggcagggaattccacaaattcacaactctctgggtgaaaacggttttttctcacctcagtcttaaatgacctcccctttattctaagaccatggaccctggttctggactcgttcaacattgggaacattttacctgcatctagcttgtccagtccttttataattttatatgtctctataagatccccctcatccttctaaactccagtgaacacaagcctagtcttttctagGGTGGCACCCTCCCCGATCCTCACACCCGCtgcacacacttgcacacacacacacacacacgcgcacgcacacacaggcaCCCACACACAGGCACCCACACACaggcacccccacacacacacacacacagacaacaggcccttcggcccactagctACACACCTACCAAGTTGGCAGCCCCATTGCCCTGCACTCAGCCCTAAACCTTCCCTGAccacccgaccagcgatcacccattcacacggctttcatgttatcccaatttctcagccactgcctacacacaaggtgcaatttacagaagccaattaacctgcaaacttgtacgtctttggagtgtgggaggaaactggagcacccggagaaaacccacgcggccacagggagaacgtacaaactccaaacagacagcacccgaggtcagtatcaaacccgggtctcaggtgctgtgaggcagcaacttggtttagttcagagatacagcatggaaacaagcggtGAGTCGACACTGATCAATGATCACCtggtcactagttctatgttatcccactctctcatcctctccctacacactggggccaatgaacctgcaacctCGCTTGTCTAGACAGTTGTTCAGGCCACAGATCTACAGGGGCAGGCAGGGTAACAAAATATAATCTTTATTTctgttgggccgcagggccgggACAATGTCCTGTGAGGGGCAGTGAACGAACGGCACCgagcacagtgggtcaggcaggcaggcaggcaggcagcatccgtggaggtggGGAACGGCAACCGGACTTCAGGGCTgagtgggcgggggaggggggggtgtgagagagagggtgagaatgaggggggagagagtaagggggagagagagggggtgggtagGCGGGGTGGGTAGAGCTCTCTTGTGGGTATTCCCAGTGTAGATCACAATGTTGGCACTGTGACAGAGTGAGATGGGTCatcacggctgctgtctgtacagagtttgcacgttctccctgtgacctgcgtgggttttctccggatgctctggtttcctcccacactccaaagacgtgcgggtttgaaggttaattgtctctgtaaattgcccgcagCGAGGGAGGGGTGTCTGGCGTCTAGACTCTGTGTCTCAGTCCACGCGCCAGTTGCTAGCCCATCTGGTCCCGGTCCCACAGCGAGGGGCCGGTGTCTGGCCAGCGTCTAGCCGGTGTCTGGGTCAGTCCACGCTCCAGATGCTGGCCTGCCCAGTGGCGGAGGCACTGAGCATGTAGCGGTCGTGGGCACAGCAGAGTGTGGTGACGGGGCCACCCGATGCCTCCAGCTCCTTCACCAGCGAGCGATCGGCCGCGCTGACCACCTGGATCCGGccaccaccgtctggcgccgcacCGCCCACCCACACCTGCACATGGCACACGGCACACAGCACATGTTACACGGCACATGGTACACGGCACACTTCGCAGGGCAGTGGGTCAGAGGTTGGGTGGCAGAGAGGGTCAGGAACAAGGTACGGGCGAAGGTCAGAGGTCGGGGTGAAAGTTGGAGGTCGGGTCGGGGCGAAGGCCGGAGGTCAGGGTGAAGGGCAGAAGGTCAGAGTTAGGGATGGGGCGAGGATCAGAGGTGACGATGGGTTGGAGGGCGGGTCGGAGGTCAGAGTCCCACCTGCTCCTTGACGTGGACCATGCAGTGTCCGCTGCTGGGCAGCGACATCACCCCCGCGGGTGCGGACAGGCAGCACATGCTCCACACGTACAGGCTGCACCTCGGGGTGCTCAGCACCCACACCTCCTCCCTCTGCAGCAGAGATAGCACCGTTATCCAGAACATTCCCACCCCCCCGACATTGACCTCCCACCCCACCGGCACTCATCCCTCACCCCTGACCCCCCCACCCCTGACCCATCACCTacaccccatcacccctgaccccCACCCCTGGCCCCACTGGCCCTGACCAAGACCGTTGCCCTCGACATCTGAACCCTCACCCCTGCCCTCTGACCATCAGCTCTCAGCCCCCTGACCCCGCGCTGTACCTGAGGTAGGATGAGGAAGTGGCTCCAGGGGACGGAGCCTCCATCCGGGGTCAGGTCGTGGGTCACTTTCTGAAGCTGCTGCCCATCCCAGGACAACATCACCAGGCTCTGGTCAGCAcctgcgggggagagagagagaggtgaggggggtacagaggggtgaggggggtatagagaggtgaggggggggtacAGAGGGGTAAGGGGGGTGTACAGAGGGGTGAGGGGGTtacagaggggtgaggggggggtacagaggggtgagggggggtacagaggggtgaggggggggtacagaggggtgggggggggtacagagaggtgagggggggtacagagaggtgaggggggtacagaggggtgaggggggtacagagaggtgagggggggtacagaggggtgaggggggtacagagaggtgagggggggggtacagaggggtgagggggggtacagagaggtgagggggttacagaggggaatgggagggatgagggggggtacagaggggtgagggggggggggtaccgagggaggggtgagggggggtacagagaggtgagggggggtacagaggggtggaggggggtacagagaggtgaggggggtacagaggggaaagggaggggtgaggggggggtacagaggggtgaggggggtacagaggggtgagggggtacagagaggtgagggggggtacagaggggagagggagggggaggggggtggagagggagggggtgtgagaggtgggagagagggggggagagaggggagggggtgatggggggatagagggaagaGGTGTTAAGCTGTCTGTCATCATGCTAGTGGGGTCCACATCCTcacgctgggggaggggggggcagcggGGTATCGGGGCACAATGTTGGACggttcaccccccctccccagtaGAACCCACCTCCCCCTTCGCCCCCCCCACGCGAGTGTGGACTCACAACACCAGAGGTTGCGCTGGTGCAGACTGATGGCGGACAGATAGCAGCATTGTTGCAGCTGCAGCTGGCTGCAGGACTCCATGGTGACCGGGTCCCACaccaccaccgtgccgtccatgCTGCACGAGAAAACAGGGCTGGAGAGGGAATATATTACATGTCACCGCCAGCAGCCCACAGATCCCACCCCACACCGCGTGTGTCATACATGTCACTGTTCCC belongs to Amblyraja radiata isolate CabotCenter1 chromosome 23, sAmbRad1.1.pri, whole genome shotgun sequence and includes:
- the LOC116986515 gene encoding elongation factor 1-alpha 2; the encoded protein is MGREKVHINIVVIGHVDSGKSTTTGHLIYKCGGIDKRTIEKFEKEAAEMGKGSFKYAWVLDKLKAERERGITIDISLWKFETPKFYITIIDAPGHRDFIKNMITGTSQADCAVLIVAAGVGEFEAGISKNGQTREHALLAYTLGVKQLIVGINKMDSTEPPYSEKRYDEIVKEVSAYIKKIGYNPSTVPFVPVSGWHGDNMLEASPNMPWFKGWKVERKEGNAGGVTLLEGLDTILPPSRPIGKPLRLPLQDVYKIGGIGTVPVGRVETGVLKPGMVVTFAPVNITTEVKSVEMHHEALAEAMPGDNVGFNVKNVSVKDVRRGNVCGDSKNDPPMEACTFTAQVIILNHPGQISAGYSPVIDCHTAHIACKFAELKEKIDRRSGKKLEDNPKTLKSGDAAIVEMTPGKPMCVESFSKYPPLGRFAVRDMRQTVAVGVIKSVEKKSGTTGKVTKSAQKAQKSQGK
- the LOC116986116 gene encoding DENN domain-containing protein 3-like encodes the protein MDGTVVVWDPVTMESCSQLQLQQCCYLSAISLHQRNLWCCADQSLVMLSWDGQQLQKVTHDLTPDGGSVPWSHFLILPQREEVWVLSTPRCSLYVWSMCCLSAPAGVMSLPSSGHCMVHVKEQVWVGGAAPDGGGRIQVVSAADRSLVKELEASGGPVTTLCCAHDRYMLSASATGQASIWSVD